AAAAGTCATGGTCGGGCCATCCGGAAGCTGCTCGCTGAAACCCCGACAAAAATCCATTAATTCTTCGTGTTCTGTTGGCGAAATAAAATTGTCTGCCAGGATTCTTTTCAGCATTTTTCCAAGATCGTTAAATGGCCATTGATCTTTCAGTGACTGGTGGGCATTCATCCAGGTTTTCAGGGCCTCGGCTTCCTTTAGGGAAATGACGCCATCGGCGGTGATGCCGTGCAGAAAGCCGTGAAGGACCCTGATTTCCTTAGTTAGCTGATCAATAGGTCCGGCAGCGCTCTCGAAATATTGGCAATATTCGATTACCTCTTCAATCTCTTCCGGATCTCCATGCCCGGCTTCGGCTATTCTTTTTGTACAGGCGTAGAGGTCGGAGAAAGGAGCGAGATCAGTCAGATCCAGGTGCAGAGCGAGCCACTCATGAATGGCTTTGCATTCTGCTTCGGAAACAATGCCGTCGGCTCCAATCCCTTTCAGGATTCCTTCCAGGTAATGATGCGCCCTTGATTCATTTGTGATTTTTCCGGATATTTTAGCTGACAATTTTCTCCCCGTGCAAAACTCCGGTTTGAAGAAATTGGACGAATTCGTCCTGGGTGCAGATCTTTGGTTTGTCATCTTTGATGGCTGTGCCGTCAATATGCCGGAAATAAAGATCAAAGATTACCAGGCCGGGATGGCCTGCTGAATGTTTGGTCTCCGGGACAACATCACTTGCTTCGGTTATTTGCACCCAGGCGGTAACATTGGGGTTAGGCCAGCCTTCGGGGGAATTATAAAGGGTGTAGCCAATTTTAAATTTAAAATTTCCCCCCTGTGTCCAAACCCAGTAGGGCTTTTTATCTTTGATTCTCTCTGTGAGCCGAATGTCCAAGGCGGGTTTAAAGGAGAGGAGAAAGTCAAATGCTTAAAAAAATCGATCATGTCGTCGTTATAGATAATCGAAGGGCCGGATTTTTAAGTGGTGGTGAACAGCAGATGCTGACTATCGCCCGGGCCTTGATGATAAATCCGGAGTTTATTTTACTTGATGAGCCAACGGAGGGTCTTGCCCCGCTGATTGTAAATACCCTGGCTGAGCAGATCCTCCGTCTCAAGGAAAACGGCATGACCATTCTTCTGGCAGAACAAAACCTGGAGGTTGCCCTGCGCTTAAGCGACCGTGGTTATAT
This region of Pseudomonadota bacterium genomic DNA includes:
- a CDS encoding ATP-binding cassette domain-containing protein encodes the protein MLKKIDHVVVIDNRRAGFLSGGEQQMLTIARALMINPEFILLDEPTEGLAPLIVNTLAEQILRLKENGMTILLAEQNLEVALRLSDRGYIIDKGTIRYHGSSSELANNEEVRNKYLCV